In a single window of the Dinghuibacter silviterrae genome:
- a CDS encoding porin family protein: protein MKKLVALLVVVSGIHAGASAQSFHLGATLGDNLSKINGTSFNTAFKSGFLAGAYAQIRIGSHWGIQPEVLFIQSNTKTDSSFNQIYSSVAANPGQLKDVHLNYLGIPVLLTYRILKIIDLQAGPQFGILLNNDKTLLQNGQTAFKGGDVTILTGAEVHILRLRVYARYGWGLGNINNISASDATKSDTWKNQSIQLGLGINIL from the coding sequence ATGAAAAAACTAGTTGCACTACTCGTCGTTGTGTCCGGCATTCACGCCGGTGCTTCCGCCCAAAGCTTCCACCTGGGGGCTACCTTGGGCGACAACCTGAGCAAGATCAATGGTACTTCCTTTAACACCGCGTTCAAATCGGGTTTTCTCGCCGGTGCTTATGCACAGATCCGTATCGGCAGCCACTGGGGGATTCAGCCCGAGGTCCTGTTCATCCAAAGCAATACCAAGACCGATTCGTCGTTTAACCAGATCTACAGCAGCGTGGCAGCAAATCCCGGCCAGCTCAAGGATGTTCACCTGAACTACCTCGGCATTCCCGTCCTGCTGACCTACCGCATCCTGAAGATCATCGACCTCCAGGCCGGTCCCCAGTTCGGTATTTTGCTGAACAACGATAAGACGCTGCTCCAGAACGGACAGACCGCCTTCAAAGGTGGCGATGTCACGATCCTGACGGGGGCTGAAGTCCATATTCTGCGTCTGAGGGTGTATGCCCGTTATGGCTGGGGCCTTGGCAACATCAACAATATCAGCGCATCCGACGCTACGAAATCGGATACCTGGAAGAACCAGAGCATACAGCTCGGTCTCGGGATTAATATTCTTTAA